The following are encoded in a window of Pseudomonas sp. JQ170C genomic DNA:
- a CDS encoding Lrp/AsnC family transcriptional regulator yields MTLDAFDRKILDALQRNARLSNVELAEMIGLSPSPCLRRVRLLEEAGMIKGYAAQLDRNEVGLGLTVFVGVKVERHHEPAAQAFQQAVLALPEVIAAHLVSGESDFLLQVVVPDLRSYERFLIDTLLKLPGVSDIRSNFAIQTVKPHGPLPLGHLSAH; encoded by the coding sequence ATCACCCTGGACGCTTTTGACCGCAAGATTCTCGACGCCCTGCAGCGCAACGCGCGCCTGAGCAATGTGGAGCTTGCCGAAATGATCGGCCTGTCACCGTCACCCTGCCTGCGCCGGGTCCGCCTGCTGGAAGAGGCGGGGATGATCAAGGGCTATGCCGCCCAGCTGGACCGCAACGAAGTGGGCCTGGGCCTGACCGTGTTCGTCGGGGTCAAGGTCGAGCGCCATCACGAACCGGCCGCCCAGGCCTTTCAGCAAGCGGTACTGGCCCTGCCGGAAGTGATTGCTGCGCACCTGGTGTCGGGCGAGTCGGATTTTCTGTTGCAGGTGGTGGTACCTGACCTGCGCAGCTACGAGCGCTTCCTCATCGACACCCTGCTCAAGCTGCCGGGCGTCAGTGATATTCGCAGCAATTTCGCCATCCAGACGGTCAAGCCCCACGGGCCGCTACCGTTGGGCCATTTGTCTGCACATTGA